The genomic stretch cattgcaagggtttatatccatctaggattaaacaacaaatgtcgtccggtgattcttgtgccgtaatacccgtgttaaccataagatgcggagtgggacagagtagtcaaaagtgtttccacctctcgtacatcaacggacgcgctttaccgtagacacttgtatccgtcgggggcaagcggtaggtcggggaagccttaagtccccacggcatcgtcagtagacacttgtcgcccgaagaacaagcggtaggctggggaagccttaagttccccacggtattgcggtctatgatgggttgcagctaccggcgaaggagtttggttaacgagtcccaaactgttgtcgtggtcggggtccacccgtgagtgggaataatgggaccgacgaggacccagggtcagggcatgcaacaaagggtgggtgtgcgaggtagcggaggaacatgattggctagaccttataccgggcctcacaccataggaagtgtggacgggaaagctgcccggttggcaccaaggtgaagatctcttatgggtaaagcaacacacctctgcagagtgtaatgaatcgtgacctgtcactccctgttctgggatatggaactgcgaacgcggccggaaaggagctccatgaagttctagtaaaccggtgaaggctcacggacatagctctttggaataaaagcaacctcttgaagaaatgtttatcaaaacctgcattggtattaggctttctggtctaatatcgtagctagtgcattaaacacctcttctctataatgaacttgttgagtacgctcgtactcatcccactcttaaatcccctgcttagattgtctgaaccgtctggatAAGGaccacgacaaccctgaaggagccgagatcatcggctatgaagaaccagacctctctggaggtgttgaaggcatagactatcttatagtctacgaaaccggggaggcttccggaggagatcaagtttagaatcaccgagtagtagtagtatccgagcagtgcgaactcttagtacttagctgctcgatggaataaatgtataacctagttaaacttctatattgtaagctaagttgggttcgcctcgaacccaggagtattcctcttaggatccAAGAGGAGCTcagagatgatatgtatattgtgcttgtaataataaatgaatgagttatggacctgctatgttctgttgtactactctgagggatgtaatatttgcggaacggtacctcgtgaatgttatatcaacgactggcatactacaacatgcagtggtatgcagggtcaccacaccagTTCTACTTGATTTTGATTGGTACGAAGGCGCAACTTAAAAGGAGTCCCACAGTATTTTCCATATTCTGAATAATAGTTTGAGCAAATAAATAATTTTATTACAGTAATCCAAACCAATAAACTAAACAGTTCACTCAAATTCAAATAGTCTAGTTACGATaatttaaacatgaaaatgacAATTAGTTCACGCAAGAATTCCGATACATCAAGATATGTCAAGCCGTGTTTGCTTTCCTCGCCCACAAATACTCCACTAGGATATCTTGTAATCGACCATGAATTTGTGCGTCTCACATTCATCGATGCATGGCGAGAGAATCTCCGAACTCGGTCGACACGGTCATGATCAACTTGGGCAACAGGGTCCTAGTTCACATATTGATGATCACAAACCACTAGAGCGATGTATCACTCTTGATGATGATATCCATGTTGTGAACGAGCATGCATCATCTCCCACATCTGAGATGTTAACCAATTAAGAGCATGGTATCTGACAATAGCAAAAAAAGCTTGAAGCGTACCAAATACCCGCTCGACATTCTTCCTACACCTCTCTTGGTacgaagaaaacaaaaaaaatcttagTATGAGGCTAGAGATTGTCTTCACAATTATCTCCCATTTAGATTTAATGCCATCGGGAAGTAACCTTTGGTGTATGTGAGgctattgatctcatagttgaccGCAAGAGCATGGCTTTCAGGAAATCTAAAACAGCAGAGAGTGTTGCAACACGGTTGGTGTCATTGTACCACACTTCACTCTCCAAAGGAAATTTAGACATGCCCTGCCAAACGAATGGATAATTCTTCCATCCTAGTGCTTGCACTTGATTCTTCCAAGTATACCAGAAAATCTCCCCACCTTGTTTTTGATAGTATCTGAGTTGTGTCTTCTTTACTTGGTAATCTTTGATAGAGTGATCCAAACATTGCCACAAACGCCAGAAATATGTTTGTGCACATAGTCATCATATGTATCTGCAGGAGCTCCATACGAGCAAGCGTAACACCCGAAAAAATAGGACATCAAAGGCACTAGAAATAAAATTTGTGCATTTGCATAGCATGAATCTCCAAAATGATGGAAAATTTCAACCTTTTGTCttcataaagtaaagagattgaattTGAACTCTAGTTATGAAACTTGAGTTCCGTCATCACTAGGAATGGAATTTAAATTCGATAATATCTtagatatttttaaaatttgttaaaAATGAAAGCAACTTGAAACTTGTCATGTTTGCAACCTAGTCTAGTCATTGTGTGCTTACAATGTTTTCATTTGAATTAAAAATTCTTCTTTGACTTAGTCAAACTTGAATTCAAATAATACAAATATAATTCTATCACACATAAAAATCATCTCATAAGTCACTTAATAATATTCAAAATATAAATTTAAAATTATATGCATGATTAGAGAATGATATGTCTTTTTTAATCCTACATAATTAgagaaatacaaaaatatttcgaTATCATTATGACAGACTTataacgttgggactccaagtgcagagtattgTGTCAGTAgattattttccccacaagggtgactcgagggtttatatcgaactctcgggaaatgggtaaagaggtatctctccctctctttttctagcaatcctgcaaaataaaataaagtcttgtgtccccaactctaccgtgtggttgtcgagcacaaggtttcgtattagtattACTAAAATAAAGTAGTAAcgaaagtaaagtaaactaagtgtAAAGGGTTAATTATTTTGGTTTTTTTTGTGCAAATAATataattaaatatttttgtatttttgaattGAAATAGTGCATCAAATAtaaagtaagataaatgcaatgggaatgtgttttttatgattaaaattgaaccggggttcatgggttcacttgattattctctcttttaagttgtagtggataataacaattcatcaatgagatataaagAATATAAATTCAATATGTGTAAGattagcattcatatgggcatcacgttgtaagggtatattgcccctatgtgtggttttggtaattaatgacaacccctatggactaatattttcattgagtttatatgaaggaatatttcataggtactacttgtagtccatgtgttggattcaagtatggatgccatgaatataaagatataccttgtgtattggcatcaagatcatcgatttgaagatatatatttgatatgatcaagaagaagaaatgaagatggagttcttatgtggaactcaatattaagcatgctctagcttatgtgataagcaatgaatgatcaaaatCTTgactgcttgattccaagtgaagaattcaagttatggctctaagtcggtgccatgatagtctcataagttgagctatggttgactaatatttagagcatgcaagcaaatgaaaaattctatatacacctcaagatagtatgatagagcatgagaagatacaaggttgaccaatataaagagtgaagaatagattcaagtttggtcaacacatgaagcatgaagaatgtgccacgagaagtcatgtggtatggtaagccgtgtcaattatTATTTATGAACTAAcgcatcatatatgttcccttgtgttgtctatgtgggttagatatctttccatgggcctgcatcaaaagtgagatctcatatagcccatgagaggatgacgtcaagtggtgatcgtcatcaaggttgagctgggcaagttcaagattgagcatctcaagaggatcatatgcttgaagcttgccgtccattttggtgataatggacatgtgaagatgtcatcaatggagctttcccatcatggtgtacgggggagcatttgtgagtcttcacgaagcaacaatgatcaagtggggcatctcggcttgagtggagcttgaagagctatcatcgagatcaagcgggatgtgaaaggcaaaggtatggccttgctaggttttccttttaccggtctcaaggtggttcttgggagaccgggttataggatacatagccgcactatcaagaggggctttcggttgggtaacttgatcacatcgtcttagtgagctcaaccctttgcatgatttgcattccataaatcttattgcttcttggtgtttctctgtgagaggttcttgagcttgttgctagctttacaacaagcccaagtttaaTGATGGCGCGAAATAAAGGTGGGACAATTATGGCGCGAATTGAAAAGAATGGCGTCAAATATTTTAGCGAAAATACAATGCTACATTGAAATTGAAATAAGGATACAACCATACACTACAACTGAAATGAAGAAACAAAGCTATACTACTACTTAAATTAAGATACATTGCTACACTTCAACATAAATCTTGTGATGCTGAGTTCAGCGTGGCCATTTTCTACTCTTCTCGCCACATTCGTCTGTTGCGTTCGTTTGAGCATCCATTTCCGTCCTCCTCAGCCTCTCCGTCTTAAGGAGATACTTGCACACCCATTCATCCTCCTTCAACTTTGCCTCCTCCTTCGCAAATCTCTTTCCcaatcatcaaaccaacaacgttGCTCCTCGTGATGGTTTTTAAGCCATCTCTCTTGCTCTGCTTTCGCCTATGCATCAACCTCCTCCGCCTTGAAGTCGGCCGATGCACGACAATGTCTTCCTTATATGTCTATGGTCGTCCACTTAGGCTGCTCCGTGTCAATCCAATGGTAACACATGTAGAAGGACGGAGGAGACTGcaacaaaaataataattttactaGAAACAAAAATGAAACGAATAATATGTCTATTCCTCATGCTTAGCACGTACTAGAGGCCTCGGGTACACTGAACTTGCTGGTGCATGGTGATCATAGTTGGCACAAGTGAACAACTTCATGCCGAACTTATTAGTGAAATCTTCTAACTCCTTCACCTTCGCAAATTCGCCACACCAACAACGCTCCGCTCTCATCCCTGGGGCAAGCTTGCATCCTTCGTCTTCCTTTTCCTAAAGTCCTGGTCCGAGCAAGGCACACCAGTTACTAGTACTTCAAAACAAATCGGCGGTTTGGTTTTATAAAGAGTGACGATGAGATAAAATGGCGGGAAAGAGGTTGGCGGGAAAGGGATGGTAGGATCAATGCGGAAattggtcgagctggtcgggtgcGCCTAGCATGAGCGCCAAAATCAGGTAACCCTAGCCCAACAACACACGTTGGGTTGGGTTTGCCCGATTGGTCTCGGCAGGGTCACAACCTACCCCCATTTGTCATGTGTTTGCTCTACAATAGAGCCTGGCCCATGGAACCAGGTCAGCCCGGGAAGAGTATCCCGGTAAGTTCTACTCGGGCTAGGCTAGCCCGAACCCGTAGTTTTTCTGGAAATTTTCAAATATAAACATTATTCACCAAATTTAAGAAAAAAATATTTGTTAATATTTTTGGGCCCAAACACGCCCATAGAATCTTTTGCGAGGTAAACTCGTGGCACGGCACGGGCAGTGACGCCACTCTGGACGTTTAAGTCGTGCTGGATCCGGTCAAGACGATTGAAAACAAGCACGACATGCCTAAACGCGAGTTccgcaagaaaagaaaaaaaaagggagcACACGCATAAAGACGGTTTCCTCTCACGAAAAAACGACCTGGCCGGAAACCCAAGAACGCGATCGAGGCCGGGCTACCAAACCGACAGCAAAGAAACTTCTAAAAATTCCCCATGGCGCACACCACCGGCGGGGCGGCCGGGCCGAATTGGCACACATGCGGCATATGATTTTGGGCGAAGGCAATTGAACCGTGGCGAGCCAGCGAGGAGCAGAGCAGAGCGGGCGGGGCACACCGCACGTATAATTAGCGAGCGAGTGAGCGTCATCAAACACCCTGTTCCCCCTTGTCCTCCATGTGATTCCAAAGTGCTCTGCATTCTCTATTCATTGCCTCACCCTCACCCTCCTCCATGATCGTCAGGAGCTATTACTCCTCCTAGCTCCCCTCCCATCCCCTTCGTCTCCGGCAGCAAAACCCCCTTCGCTGTACATACCCTCCTGCTCCGCCCAATTCGTCCACCAACTGTCCGGCGTCCAGCCCAGCTCCGCGGTCGCGCGCGTGGGGGTGCCGTGCCTGGCACGAAGAggaggcggcgagcggcggctcgTGGGGTGCAGGGTGCGCCGGAGTATGCGGCGGTGAGAGCGCGCTGAGGAGCAGAGAGCTTGCTACCCAGCAAGAGGGAGAGAGGATGCAGCAGCCGCagcatcaccaccaccacaagcCCAAGCCCGCCCTCTCCGGGAGCCTGTCGTGGATCCGGAGGTCCccgccgccgtccccgccgcACAAGAAGCCctggggcgccggcaggggccgCCTCGTGCCGCTGCTGGTGCTCACGCTCTACAGCCTCTTCACCGTGCTCCGCATCCCCAGCTCCAGCCTCGTCGTCAACACCGCCGATTCAGGTGCGCGCGCCCTCCCTACTGAAATTTCCTCCCCTCGCTTTCGCCGCCCGCGGCCCCCTGAATTGAATGCTGGATTAATGACGAGCTGTTCGACAGAGCGCGTGGAGCGGCGCGACGATGTGGAGGCGTTCAAGACCCACCTGCCGTCCAACCAGAACGGGCTCGAAGCCCGCCAGGAGACGcgctcgccggcgtcgctccccTGCTCAGCCTTCATCAGCGGTGAGTAGTAGTATTCAGATAGGCCGGCGCGTGCTTGCTTGCTGGCTTAGCTTAGCTAACGGATTTTCCTGGTTGGACTTCTGACTAATTGGGGAAGAATGCTAATGCCGAATTGGTTGCGCTGCAGGCGAGGCTGGCGGAGGAGAGTCGTCGTCTGAAGAAGGCGTGCTGTGCTGCGACCGTAGCCACTACCGGAGCGACGTGTGCTACCTCCGGGGCGACGCGCGCACGGACCCGTCCACCTCCTCCATCCTCCTCTACGACGCGCCCCGCGGCGCCGCGCCGGAGAAGGTGCGGCCCTACACGCGCAAGTTCGAGGACAGCATCATGCGCACCATCGACGAGGTCACCATCCTGCCCGTCGCCGACGACTCCGCCAAcggcacctccacctccaccaacaGCCGCGACAGCCTTCGGCGGCGGTGCGACGTGCGGCACCCGCCgggcgtggcggcggtggtgttCTCGACGGGCGGGTACACGGGCAACGTGTACCACGAGTTCAGCGACGGCCTCATCCCGCTCTTCGTCACCTCGCAGCGCTTCCAAGGCGAGGTGGTCTTCGTGGTGCTCGAGTACCACTACTGGTGGCTCGGCCGCTACGGCGCCATCCTGGAGAGGCTGACAAActacaagatcgtcgacttccgcTACGACCGCCGCGTCCACTGCTTCGACGAGATGATCGTGGGGCTACGCATCCACGGGGAGCTCGTCGTCGACCCAAAGCTCATGCCCAACGGTACGCCCCCAATTCCGATTCCTGTATTTCCAGTTCCCCATCCGCTGCTGCGATTTCTGACCACATCGCCATCCCGACCATGCCGCCGTGCCCCCATCCATCGCGCTGCGACGTCGATTTCCGATTGTTAGTTAGGAATGTCCATTCCCTGGCATTCGATTCCGGTGTGCTTTTCCGTTAGCACTTCGTGATCATCCATCTTGTGCTTCTTAATCTTAA from Lolium rigidum isolate FL_2022 chromosome 4, APGP_CSIRO_Lrig_0.1, whole genome shotgun sequence encodes the following:
- the LOC124705316 gene encoding xylan glycosyltransferase MUCI21-like; this encodes MQQPQHHHHHKPKPALSGSLSWIRRSPPPSPPHKKPWGAGRGRLVPLLVLTLYSLFTVLRIPSSSLVVNTADSERVERRDDVEAFKTHLPSNQNGLEARQETRSPASLPCSAFISGEAGGGESSSEEGVLCCDRSHYRSDVCYLRGDARTDPSTSSILLYDAPRGAAPEKVRPYTRKFEDSIMRTIDEVTILPVADDSANGTSTSTNSRDSLRRRCDVRHPPGVAAVVFSTGGYTGNVYHEFSDGLIPLFVTSQRFQGEVVFVVLEYHYWWLGRYGAILERLTNYKIVDFRYDRRVHCFDEMIVGLRIHGELVVDPKLMPNGKGLQDFQALLHQGYSGGKPTPSSSSAPAALPLGLPSRPCDHAAAKAAKPKMLIFIRKQNRVILNLPHVVTACRRAGFAPHVMNLRRQTPLPVIHAALASADAMVAVHGAAVTHFLFMRPGTVLLQIVPVGLDWAAESFYGKPAQELGLKYMEYKVAPEESSLAAEYGVNSTVVRDPSVISSQGWWEMKKVYMDRQNVTVGVKRFGELLRTARLHLRNATACGKAAALR